gtactactgggactgaatcaactgaaggggtatcaatattgacatctttcacataatctaaatACGTgttacaccccttctcaaccatacgctgagttttaagaaaagaaatgactctactaggagtgtgatctaaagtacccctccactcaacacgcagtATATCTAGCATAGGCAGCGTCACGGTTTTAGCGTGATAGTCAAGAATAGCAtgatggggcgacaaccagtccatgcccaagataatatcaaaatcaaccatgctgagtaacaatagatcagctctggtctcaaaatcactaagagcaaccaaacatgaccgaatccacaataagagaatctcccacaagagtagaaacataaacagaggaactcaaagaatcccaaggtacacccaaatacgaagtaaaataagaagacacataagagcaagtagagcctggatcgaatagaactgatgcatctctgtagcaaaccaatataatacctgtgatgacagaatcggatgcaacagcctcggtacgggcaggaagggcatagtatctggcctggcctccccctctagggcgaacTCTACCTCCccagcctccacctctagttagtgagcaggtggggtagcaactggagctgtaatcatagcctgagaactctgcgggacacgctgtggctgagatgtctatggaggtgcacttctcccaagtctagggcaatccctcaccaggtggagtgtgtcaccacactcaaaacaaactctgggaggacgtggtggctgtgactggctcgagccaggtctactggactgacctctgaaagcaccccgcgcaggaggcgcgctagaaaccgaaggtgcataataaggctcatgtggcctaggaggagttggaacactactggctgctggaagagctaaatgaataggacgactcatataacccctaccatgacgacctgcagctggggtacgggcaccagagaaatggcccaactctcgagacctcttagcctccctctcctctctctccctagcatgcataccatcaatcctcctagcaatgctcaccacctgctgataagaaatat
This sequence is a window from Nicotiana sylvestris chromosome 3, ASM39365v2, whole genome shotgun sequence. Protein-coding genes within it:
- the LOC138888741 gene encoding uncharacterized protein is translated as MGISGSSGVSFTTFQLRGAAYEWWRTYELDNLDEAASLTRTQFSDLFLREYVPQRLRDAWRAEFEHLRQGAMTVSEYAVRYTSLARHAPALVSTVRERVCRFIEGLIPSIRSSMAREWEMDISYQQVVSIARRIDGMHAREREEREAKRSRELGHFSGARTPAAGRHGRGYMSRPIHLALPAASSVPTPPRPHEPYYAPSVSSAPPARGAFRGQSSRPGSSQSQPPRPPRVCFECGDTLHLVRDCPRLGRSAPP